In one Rhea pennata isolate bPtePen1 chromosome 15, bPtePen1.pri, whole genome shotgun sequence genomic region, the following are encoded:
- the LOC134147223 gene encoding parvalbumin beta-like, which yields MALAGILTDAEIAAGLQSCQAADSFNYKTFFVKVGLNSKSKDQLAKIFGILDQDRSGFIEEDELKLFLKNFSASARALTDAETKAFLAAGDSDGDGKIGVDEFQALVKS from the exons ATGGCTCTTGCTGGTATCCTGACAGATGCTGAAATTGCTGCTGGCCTACAAAGCTGCCAAG ctgcagatTCCTTCaactacaaaacattttttgtcaAAGTGGGTCTTAACTCCAAGTCCAAAGACCAGCTGGCCAAAATCTTTGGAATTCTTGATCAGGACAGGAGTGGCTTTATTGAGGAAGATGAACTGAA ACTTTTCCTGAAGAACTTCTCTGCCAGTGCCAGAGCTTTGACTGATGCTGAGACCAAGGCATTTCTGGCAGCAGGTGACAGTGATGGGGATGGTAAAATTGGAGTGGATG agtttcAAGCCCTGGTCAAATCTTAA
- the LOC134147209 gene encoding LOW QUALITY PROTEIN: parvalbumin, thymic-like (The sequence of the model RefSeq protein was modified relative to this genomic sequence to represent the inferred CDS: inserted 2 bases in 1 codon; deleted 1 base in 1 codon), translating to MVYNLKYIYAXAQLWWRHTASAFLTTDCFLIQSRRPQSSTMAITDILSAKDIESALSSCQAADSFNYKSFFSTVGLSSKTPDQIKKVFGILDQDKSGFIEEEELQLFLKNFSSSARVLTTAETKAFLAAGDTDGDGKIGVEEFQSLVKA from the exons ATGGTATACAACTTAAAGTATATATATGC AGCTCAGCTCTGGTGGAGACACACAGCAAGTGCTTTCCTCACAACC GATTGCTTCCTTATCCAGTCAAGACGACCACAAAG ttcaaCAATGGCCATCACTGACATCCTTTCTGCTAAAGACATTGAatctgctctctccagctgccAGG CTGCTGATTCCTTCAATTACAAGTCTTTCTTCTCCACGGTTGGTTTATCTAGCAAAACTCCTGATCAGATCAAGAAAGTTTTTGGAATTCTTGATCAGGACAAGAGTGGTTTCATTGAAGAAGAGGAGCTCCA GttgtttctgaagaatttctCTTCAAGTGCCAGAGTTCTAACCACTGCGGAGACCAAGGCCTTTCTGGCTGCAGGTGATACTGATGGTGATGGCAAAATTGGAGTGGAAG AATTCCAGTCTCTGGTGAAGGCATAA